A window from Citrus sinensis cultivar Valencia sweet orange chromosome 3, DVS_A1.0, whole genome shotgun sequence encodes these proteins:
- the LOC102616679 gene encoding WAT1-related protein At3g30340, producing MKSCNEWKPLIAMIAVEFGFATVNIFLKKVLEEGMNDLVFITCRLLVATILLAPIGYFWERNSRPKLTLRILFCLFFSAIVGTSLTQYFFLLGIQYTSATFACAFINMVPVITFVIALPFGLETVDIKGISGKAKVVGTLVCIGGAMVLTLYKGMPLFDHSYSQAETAINVMHMHPTRKTERWTFGTIALTVGTLLWASWFPIQSYIGKRYPCKYSSTAILSLFGAIQAAILCLATNRNHSAWSFKGKIEIISVLYAGIVGSGLCYVGLTWCVKKKGPVFTAAFSPLVQIMAAMFDIPLLHERLHIGSLLGSITVIIGLYILLWGKNKEMQNCVSKVTQEAEDIKEQEPQLPVITVSAAADCP from the exons ATGAAGAGCTGCAATGAATGGAAACCTTTAATTGCAATGATAGCAGTTGAGTTTGGCTTTGCCACtgtgaatatttttcttaagaaaGTCCTTGAAGAAGGGATGAATGATTTGGTTTTTATCACATGCCGGCTGTTGGTTGCTACCATTTTGTTAGCTCCAATCGGATATTTTTGGGAAAG GAATAGTAGACCGAAGCTCACACTTCGCATCTTGTTTTGCCTCTTTTTCAGCGCGATTGTCGG GACATCGCTGACTCAATACTTCTTCCTTCTTGGAATTCAATACACATCTGCAACATTTGCATGTGCCTTCATCAACATGGTTCCTGTGATCACATTCGTAATAGCTCTACCATTTGG ACTAGAGACTGTGGACATAAAAGGCATAAGTGGAAAAGCTAAAGTAGTGGGCACCCTGGTGTGCATTGGCGGTGCTATGGTGCTGACTCTTTACAAAGGAATGCCTTTGTTTGACCATTCATACTCTCAAGCTGAAACTGCAATCAATGTTATGCATATGCACCCCACCAGAAAGACTGAGAGATGGACATTTGGTACTATAGCTTTGACAGTGGGAACCCTCTTGTGGGCTTCATGGTTTCCTATTCAGTCGTATATAGGCAAGAGATACCCCTGTAAGTATTCAAGCACAGCCATTTTGAGCTTATTTGGTGCCATTCAGGCGGCTATCTTGTGTTTGGCAACTAACAGGAACCATTCTGCATGGAGTTTCAAGGGGAAGATAGAAATTATATCAGTTCTCTATGCT GGAATCGTGGGATCGGGTTTGTGTTATGTGGGATTGACGTGGTGTGTCAAGAAGAAAGGTCCTGTCTTTACTGCAGCATTTAGCCCCCTTGTGCAGATAATGGCAGCAATGTTTGATATTCCCCTTCTGCATGAGCGACTTCATATTGGAAG TCTGCTGGGATCAATTACTGTGATAATCGGATTGTACATTCTTTTGTGGGGGAAGAACAAAGAAATGCAGAATTGTGTATCAAAGGTAACTCAAGAAGCTGAAGATATCAAGGAACAAGAGCCACAGTTGCCAGTCATCACTGTCTCTGCTGCTGCAGATTGTCCTTGA
- the LOC107176843 gene encoding uncharacterized protein LOC107176843, producing the protein MLSETTKPSHGHSQAPTEEERHKNYKELDREIRNMVNAITGRVTDHHHKPGSSSLLHHEEDDHEDGVRIVTLAGSNTGATMRTELTSDDKLNPHGHGETEPQHEPLSSYVNSNFQAVNNSIMLSSSYSTNDPGVHLDITDVYAHKPADKHGKKAKKKDKETFKSDHHTDQHSD; encoded by the coding sequence ATGCTTTCTGAGACAACGAAGCCCAGTCACGGTCACTCTCAGGCACCAACTGAAGAAGAGAGGCATAAGAATTATAAAGAGCTCGATCGCGAAATCAGAAACATGGTCAATGCAATAACCGGGCGCGTTActgatcatcatcataagCCTGGTTCTTCAAGCCTGCTCCACCATGAAGAGGACGATCATGAAGATGGTGTCAGAATCGTTACGCTTGCGGGAAGCAACACCGGTGCCACCATGCGAACCGAGCTAACGTCGGATGATAAGCTCAATCCTCATGGTCATGGTGAGACAGAGCCTCAACATGAGCCGCTGAGTAGCTATGTGAACAGCAATTTCCAAGCTGTTAATAACTCAATCATGCTGAGTAGCAGCTACAGCACCAATGATCCCGGTGTTCACTTGGACATCACTGATGTTTATGCCCACAAACCAGCTGACAAGCACGGAAAGAAGGCGAAGAAGAAAGATAAGGAAACTTTCAAGAGTGACCATCACACTGATCAGCATTCTGATTGA